GGCGAGGCGCGCTCGCGCCATCCGTTCCGCTACACGGCCACGCCGCCCTGCTTCGATACGCTCGAGGCCGATACCGCTTTCCGTGTGCTCAAGACCAACCTCGATACCCTGGGGGCGACGGTGCCGATGCTCTACAAGCAGTACACCGAGCTTTGCGAACCGGGCGGCGCGCGCTTCCTCGCCTTCGGCGTGGACCCGGACTTCAGCGACTCGATCGACGGCCTGATCGAGGTGGACCTGCATCGCATCCGGCCGAAGAAGCGGGAACGCTACCTGGGCGACGCGTGGCCGACGGAGACGGCGGCATGAGTCCGCTGGCCGCGCCACCCCCGATGCGGCGCGCGGTCTTCGTCTCCGACGTGCACCTGGGTTCCAAGCACTGCCATGCGGCCGAGTTCGCGGACTTCCTCGGCGGCCTGCGCTGCCGGCGGCTGTACCTGGTCGGTGACATCGTCGACCTGTGGTGGATGGCGCAGCGCCGCGCGTCCTGGGACGCGGCCCACAACCGGGTGATCGAGGCGCTGCATGCGCTCGTGCGCAACGGCACCGAGCTCATTTATGTGCCGGGCAACCACGACAGGCCGATCCGTCGCTTCTGCGGCCTGATGCTGCCCGCCATGCAGGTCAGGCGCCGCGCGATCCACACCACGCTGGACGGACGCAGGCTGCTGGTCACGCACGGCGACGACTACGACGGCATCACCCACTTCGGCGGGCTGCAGGAAAAGTTCGGCGACTGGCTCTATTACCGCATCCTCACCGGCAACCGGCTGACCAACCAGCTGCGTCGCCGGTTCGGCCTCCGCTACTGGTCGCTGGCGGAATACCTGAAGCGGCAAAGCGATGCGGCCGAGCGCTACATCGCCCGTTTCGTGCAGGCGGGACTGGACGATGCCCGGCGCCGCGGACTGGACGGCATCGTCTGCGGCCACATCCATCGTGCGTCGCTGCTCCAGCGCGACGGCCTGCTGTACGCGAACGACGGCGACTGGGTCGAAAGCCTCACGGCACTCAGCGAGGAAGCCGACGGCAGCCTGTGCCTGCTGTCGCACACGGGCCAGATCCTGGCCGAGGTCGCGCCGCGCCTCCGCCTGGTGCCGCAGGACGTGCCGCGCGCGGCGTGAGGAATCCCGGCGGCGGCTGCTAGGATCGCCGCATGGATTCCCTCAGCCAGATCGTCCTCGGCGGCGCCCTCGCCGCCGCCATCGCCCCCGCGGCGCATCGACGTGCCGCCCTGCTCGCCGGCGCGGCCCTCGGCACGCTCCCCGATCTCGACAGCCTGCCGATCGCGTTGTTCTCGGACAACCCGGTCACGCTGATGACCGTGCACCGCAGCTTCAGCCATTCCCTGTTCGTCCTGCCGCTGCTCGGGTGGCTGCTGTGGTGGCTGTTCAAGCGCTTCGGCCACGGCCGCGTCGCTGCGGCGCCCACGCGCTGGTTCTGGGCGATCCAGCTGGCGCTGCTCACGCATCCGCTGCTGGATGCCTTCACCGTCTACGGCACGCAGCTGTGGTGGCCGCTCACTCCGCCACCGACGATGTGGTCCAGCGTCTTCATCATCGATCCGCTGTACACGGTCTGGCTGCTGATCGCCTGCGTGGCGGCGTGGTTCCTGCGCGAGCGCGCCACCGCGCAACGCGCGCTGGTGGCGGGCCTGGCGCTCAGCAGCGCGTACCTGGGCTGGTCGCTACTGGCAAAGGCCATGGTGGACCGCGAGGCCGAACGCACGCTCGCCGCCATGGGGCTGGGCGATGCGCCGTACTTTTCGGTGCCGATGCCGTTCAACACGCTGCTGTGGCGGGTGGTGGCGATGACGCCGTCGGGCTATGTCGAAGCCGAACGCTCGGTTTTGGTCGACGACGGCCGGATGCACTTCCGCGGCTATCCCTCGAACGTGCAGGCCTTGCGGCTCGCGCGGGGGATTCCCGCGGTCGATCGCTTGTCGTGGTTCAACCGCGGCTTCATGCGCGCGCAGGTCCGCCAGGACCGGCTGGTGCTCTCGGACCTGCGCATGGGACTGGAGCCGAACTACACCTTCAGTTTCGACGTGGCCGCGCTACGCGAGGGGCATTGGCAGGCGGTACCGCCCCGCCAACACCCCTGGGAGTCGCCGGTGAAAGGCTACGACGGCTTGCGCGACCTGCTCGATGCGATGAGGCAACGGATCGCCGACCCTTCATCGACGGCCCTGCATGCGCTGGCCGTCGATGCCGAAGGGCCGCCAGCCGCGCCCTGATCACGAGCCGGCGGCGGTGCCATTCTTGTCGGTCGCCGGTGCCTTGTCCGCAACGGCGCGCTCGGCGTCGGGCGCTGCCCGGCGTTCCAGCACGACCTGTTCGCCGTTCATCAGCCGCCGATAGTTCTCGTCGCCGACGGCGCGCTTCAGGGTCCAGTTCACCCGATCGAACTGGGTGCGGTACTCCGCATACGGGGTGCGGGCGCCGAGCACCATGCGGATGTTGCGTTCGCTAAGGCCGGTTTCACGTGCGAGCTGGGCGACGGAGTCGTCGGCATGTGCGGCGAAGGGAGAGACGGCCAGAACGGCCGCCATCAGGGACGCGGTTCTTGCGTTCATGGGGATCCTCCGGGGGAGGTGATTACCGCTTGTGGCTGCGGTGTCCTGCAGGCCGGCAGGGGAACCGGCGCGCTCATCCTCCTGCGGCGGAGCGCGGCGCCCCAGTGCCGGAACGCACCGTGACTCCGGTCATGTTTACCGTCCGCTTACCTTCGTCAGTAAACCGTTGCGCGGGCCTGCACGAAGGCATAGAAGAACACCGCATCGGGATCGTTCTGCACGTCGTGCATCTCGCGGCGCATGCCGTCGACGATCTCCTGCGTCACGCGGTCCGCGGCGACCAGCGAGTCCGCCGCCGACAGCAGCAGTTCTTCCCAGAACGCGATCATGTCCTTGCGCCGAGCGGGCTCGCGGTTGTCGAAGTGCACCGTCTTGATCTCGGTGACGACATCGCGGAAGCCGCCCGCCAGCAGCAGGTTGCCCAGTTTCGCGCCGATGAAGGGATCGCCGCCGCTGTCGTACTGGAAGTCGTTGAACGCCATCCAGTAGCGCCACGTGTTGGGCGAATAGGGGTGCAGCAGGAAGGAGGAATTCATCACCTCGGTGACGTAGATCGGCGAACCCGGTGCCAGCACGCGACGCACCTCGCTGAGCACGCGCGCGGGGTTGGGCACGTGCTCGAGGATCCAGCACAGGAACGCCGCATCGAAGTCCCGCGCGCCGTACGGCAGGCGGCTCGCGTCGGCCTGCTGCAGGGTGTAGCGGTCGCGGCACCACGGCATCCTCGCCAGGTTGTCGCGCGCGGCATCCAGTTGCACCTGGTTGAGGTCCACGCAGGTGGCATGCAGGTCGGGGAAGCGCCGGAGCAGGATCTCGGTCTGCGCACCCACGCCGCTGCCGACTTCGAGCAGGCGGCGCACGCCCGTGTAATCCACGTGGTTGAAGAGCGTGCTTTCGAGCAGTCGGGCCTGCTTCACCAGCCGGGCCTGTTCCACCGTCGAGAAGCCGTGCAGGTAGGGCGCGTCGGGTTCGGTCATGGGAGATCTCCGTGGCATCAGGCCGCTGTCGGCAGCACATCGCCGGCGATCAGGGCGTCGAAGTAGTCGCGGGTCAGGCGCAGTTGTTGCCCAGCGCTCTCCGCGCGGTTCACGACGGCACGGAAGGCGAGATTCTCGGGCCTGTCCTTCGCGTACCAGCCCAGGTGCTTGCGGGCGATCCGCACGCCCTGCGGTTCGCCATAGAACGCGTGCAATGCTTCCAGGTGGCCGAGCAGGATGTCGCGCACGTCCTCCAGCGCTGGCGGCGGCAGCAGCTCGCCGGTGGCGAGGAAATGCGCGATCTCGCGGAAGATCCACGGCCGGCCCTGCGCGGCGCGGCCGACCATCACCGCATCGGCGCCGGTCTTCGCCAGCACGTGCGCC
This genomic stretch from Pseudoxanthomonas sp. CF385 harbors:
- a CDS encoding UDP-2,3-diacylglucosamine diphosphatase, giving the protein MSPLAAPPPMRRAVFVSDVHLGSKHCHAAEFADFLGGLRCRRLYLVGDIVDLWWMAQRRASWDAAHNRVIEALHALVRNGTELIYVPGNHDRPIRRFCGLMLPAMQVRRRAIHTTLDGRRLLVTHGDDYDGITHFGGLQEKFGDWLYYRILTGNRLTNQLRRRFGLRYWSLAEYLKRQSDAAERYIARFVQAGLDDARRRGLDGIVCGHIHRASLLQRDGLLYANDGDWVESLTALSEEADGSLCLLSHTGQILAEVAPRLRLVPQDVPRAA
- a CDS encoding class I SAM-dependent methyltransferase → MTEPDAPYLHGFSTVEQARLVKQARLLESTLFNHVDYTGVRRLLEVGSGVGAQTEILLRRFPDLHATCVDLNQVQLDAARDNLARMPWCRDRYTLQQADASRLPYGARDFDAAFLCWILEHVPNPARVLSEVRRVLAPGSPIYVTEVMNSSFLLHPYSPNTWRYWMAFNDFQYDSGGDPFIGAKLGNLLLAGGFRDVVTEIKTVHFDNREPARRKDMIAFWEELLLSAADSLVAADRVTQEIVDGMRREMHDVQNDPDAVFFYAFVQARATVY